Proteins encoded by one window of Azoarcus sp. PA01:
- a CDS encoding IS3 family transposase (programmed frameshift) produces the protein MKKTAKFSPEVTERAVRMVCEAKGQYESQWAAIVSIAAKIGCTAETLRRWVRQHERDTGQREGLTNAEQQRIRELEREVRELKKANEILRLASALFRAGGARPPQQVMNGFIDTHREHFGVEPICKVLQVAPSAYRRAVARRRDPALRCARARRDAMLEDHIERIWQANLQVYGARKVWRQLRREGLEVARCTVERLMRVKGLRGAMRGKVMRTTRPDPAAPCPLDRVNRQFAAQRPNQLWVSDFTYVSTWQGFVYVAFVIDVFARYIVGWRVSRSMRTEFVLDALEQSLWARQPERNALIHHSDRGSQYVSIRYSERLAEAGIEPSVGSRGDSYDNALAETINGLYKAEVIHRRGPWKSVEAVELATLEWVSWFNHHRLLEPIGYIPPAEAEANYYRSLGEQAVAA, from the exons ATGAAAAAGACAGCGAAGTTCTCCCCCGAGGTCACCGAGCGCGCCGTGCGTATGGTGTGTGAGGCCAAGGGTCAGTACGAATCCCAGTGGGCGGCGATCGTCTCGATCGCGGCAAAGATTGGCTGCACGGCGGAGACACTGCGCCGGTGGGTTCGCCAGCATGAGCGCGACACCGGCCAGCGCGAGGGGCTCACGAACGCCGAGCAGCAACGCATCAGGGAACTCGAGCGCGAGGTCCGCGAGCTGAAGAAGGCCAACGAGATCCTGCGCCTGGCCAGCGCGT TATTTCGCGCAGGCGGAGCTCGACCGCCGCAACAAGTGATGAACGGTTTCATCGACACGCACCGCGAGCACTTCGGGGTCGAGCCGATCTGCAAGGTGCTGCAGGTCGCCCCGTCGGCTTATCGACGTGCCGTGGCGCGCCGGCGCGATCCGGCTTTGCGCTGTGCGCGGGCCCGTCGCGACGCGATGCTGGAGGACCACATCGAGCGGATCTGGCAGGCGAATCTGCAGGTGTATGGAGCGCGCAAGGTATGGCGGCAGTTGCGGCGCGAAGGCCTTGAGGTCGCCCGCTGCACGGTTGAGCGGTTGATGCGTGTCAAAGGGCTGCGCGGCGCCATGCGCGGCAAGGTCATGCGGACTACCCGGCCGGATCCTGCTGCTCCTTGTCCGCTCGATCGCGTCAATCGTCAGTTCGCCGCGCAGCGCCCGAACCAGCTCTGGGTTTCCGACTTCACCTATGTCTCGACCTGGCAGGGTTTCGTGTACGTCGCCTTCGTCATCGACGTCTTCGCCCGCTACATCGTAGGTTGGCGCGTCAGCCGGTCCATGCGCACGGAGTTCGTCCTCGATGCGCTGGAACAGTCCCTGTGGGCGCGCCAACCCGAACGTAATGCTTTGATTCATCATAGCGATCGCGGCTCGCAGTACGTCTCGATCCGATACAGCGAGCGACTGGCAGAAGCGGGCATCGAGCCGTCGGTCGGCAGCCGGGGCGACAGCTACGACAACGCGCTCGCCGAAACCATCAACGGGCTCTACAAGGCAGAAGTCATTCACCGGCGTGGGCCCTGGAAAAGCGTCGAAGCGGTCGAGCTGGCCACCCTCGAATGGGTCTCGTGGTTCAACCATCACCGGTTACTTGAGCCGATCGGGTACATTCCCCCAGCCGAAGCCGAGGCAAACTATTACCGCAGCCTTGGCGAGCAGGCGGTCGCCGCCTGA
- a CDS encoding MoaD/ThiS family protein — protein sequence MRVAFKLFASLTDYLPPERDGNRIELDVEAGTTVAELIARFRVPERSAHLVLVNGHFVPPAGRATRRLADGDELAVWPPIAGG from the coding sequence ATGAGAGTCGCGTTCAAGCTGTTCGCGTCGCTGACGGACTACCTCCCGCCCGAGCGCGACGGCAACCGCATCGAACTCGACGTCGAGGCAGGCACGACCGTCGCGGAGCTGATCGCGCGTTTCCGGGTGCCCGAACGCAGCGCGCACCTCGTGCTCGTCAACGGCCACTTCGTGCCCCCGGCGGGGCGTGCCACGCGCCGGCTCGCCGATGGCGACGAACTCGCGGTGTGGCCGCCGATCGCCGGTGGTTGA